One window from the genome of Cryptomeria japonica chromosome 6, Sugi_1.0, whole genome shotgun sequence encodes:
- the LOC131064994 gene encoding uncharacterized protein LOC131064994 isoform X1, whose amino-acid sequence MRPGDPGYPPPGSPAPGVPAGPPGPGFGPPPPGFGPPPPPPPAPYWPPPPPAPYWPPPPPPAPAPPPPAPYWPPSGPAAPLLEPPPAPAAQPYSGGFCDCITQCLTVLCCCWILELICGDCFGGGPPPPPPLPGPGWPPGPPGPPGPPF is encoded by the exons ATGAGACCAGGAGATCCTGGCTATCCGCCTCCCGGCTCACCCGCCCCGGGAGTGCCAGCCGGTCCACCCGGCCCCGGTTTCGGCCCTCCGCCGCCGGGTTTCGGccctcctcctccccctcctcctgCCCCCTATTGGCCTCCCCCTCCTCCTGCTCCGTATtggcctcctcctcctcctcctgcccCTGCCCCCCCTCCTCCTGCCCCGTATTGGCCTCCTTCAGGTCCGGCGGCGCCGCTATTAGAACCTCCTCCCGCCCCTGCCGCGCAGCCGTATTCCGGTGGTTTTTGTGACTGTATCACACAATG CTTAACGGTTTTATGCTGCTGCTGGATTCTGGAGTTGATCTGCGGGGACTGCTTCGGCGGCGGGCCGCCGCCGCCTCCTCCTCTTCCGGGACCTGGCTGGCCGCCTGGACCGCCTGGACCGCCCGGACCTCCCTTCTAA